From a region of the Spelaeicoccus albus genome:
- a CDS encoding helix-turn-helix domain-containing protein, translating into MVTESTPAPSVDALLAGVGSKVRAMRKEQGLTLANLAELTGLSPAIVSQVERGLANPSFTTLAQLAHGLEIPVGKLIPDHAPESRSPVVRKADRRDLRGVAPEALGEAAYELLTPDLNGTLEANWVVTPHGHDTSDTPFTHGGEEFGIVLSGKKDVYLNGQRYVLEAGDSITFNSTIPHWFTNSYDETCVAVWVNSPPTW; encoded by the coding sequence ATGGTGACGGAGTCGACACCGGCCCCTTCAGTGGATGCTCTCCTCGCGGGTGTCGGCAGCAAAGTACGCGCGATGCGTAAGGAACAAGGTCTCACGCTCGCCAATTTGGCTGAACTCACAGGTCTCAGCCCTGCTATCGTCAGCCAGGTCGAAAGAGGGCTGGCCAATCCGTCGTTCACGACTTTGGCACAGCTGGCGCATGGACTGGAGATCCCAGTGGGGAAGTTGATCCCTGATCATGCACCTGAATCGAGATCGCCCGTGGTTCGCAAAGCGGATCGGCGTGATCTCAGGGGCGTAGCGCCCGAGGCCCTGGGCGAAGCAGCATACGAGTTGCTCACCCCGGACCTTAACGGAACGTTGGAAGCCAATTGGGTCGTGACCCCTCACGGGCACGACACAAGCGACACTCCGTTCACACACGGAGGAGAGGAATTCGGAATCGTCCTGTCGGGGAAAAAGGACGTGTACCTCAATGGCCAGAGGTATGTGCTTGAAGCCGGCGACTCAATAACTTTCAATTCGACGATTCCGCATTGGTTTACAAACTCCTACGACGAAACGTGCGTAGCGGTTTGGGTTAACTCTCCGCCGACCTGGTAG
- a CDS encoding CaiB/BaiF CoA transferase family protein, translating into MARPLDGIKVIDFTQVMLGPSCTQALGDFGAEVTKVERPGKGDLSREGVLKHTGQNNPVFLSLNRNKRGIAVDLSTNAGREVIYDMLGDADVVVSNFRPGVMKRLGLDYETVSKLNPRIIWACGSGFGSSGPYADKGGQDILGQAYSGVMTRKADPEHPTAIYATPIADYTAGQHLMQGILLALLQRHATGEGQKVEVSLYSSMLALQMQEATTRLMYNQELNWALMPLSGCFPTNDSEIVIIGAFKENPLADICAALGLPDYSEEERFSTLDRLKENRAEIRTIMATRLLDDTCEHWLTKLEQHDVLCGPVRSLAEALADPQTSQNEMIIEFTDADGQAVKTIASPITMSKVIKEIRYVPPHLGEHSREILIELGYDDARIDELVTIGAVC; encoded by the coding sequence ATGGCGCGACCACTCGACGGTATCAAGGTCATCGACTTCACACAGGTGATGCTTGGACCTTCTTGCACGCAGGCACTTGGTGACTTCGGCGCCGAAGTCACCAAAGTTGAACGTCCCGGCAAAGGAGACCTCTCGCGCGAAGGGGTGCTTAAACACACCGGGCAAAACAACCCGGTCTTTCTCAGTCTCAACCGCAACAAAAGAGGGATCGCGGTCGACTTATCGACGAACGCCGGTCGCGAAGTCATTTACGACATGTTAGGTGACGCAGATGTGGTCGTAAGTAATTTCCGGCCCGGCGTGATGAAGCGTCTCGGCCTTGATTACGAGACAGTTTCCAAGCTCAACCCTCGCATTATCTGGGCGTGTGGTTCCGGTTTTGGATCAAGCGGACCATATGCCGATAAGGGCGGGCAAGACATTCTGGGGCAGGCCTACTCGGGTGTGATGACGAGGAAAGCTGACCCCGAACATCCGACTGCGATTTATGCAACGCCGATCGCCGATTACACGGCGGGCCAGCACCTAATGCAGGGCATTCTGCTCGCACTGCTACAACGGCATGCAACGGGCGAGGGTCAGAAGGTCGAGGTGAGCCTCTACAGCTCCATGCTTGCTCTGCAAATGCAAGAAGCGACGACACGTCTCATGTATAACCAAGAGCTAAATTGGGCTCTCATGCCGCTTAGCGGTTGCTTTCCTACAAACGACTCTGAGATTGTGATTATCGGGGCGTTTAAAGAAAATCCGCTAGCTGACATTTGCGCGGCTCTCGGATTGCCCGACTATTCCGAAGAAGAGCGGTTCTCGACACTTGATCGACTGAAAGAGAATCGTGCTGAGATTCGGACGATTATGGCCACGCGTCTCCTCGACGATACCTGCGAGCATTGGCTGACAAAGCTTGAGCAGCATGATGTACTGTGCGGTCCGGTACGCAGCTTGGCCGAGGCCCTCGCCGATCCACAGACCTCGCAGAATGAAATGATCATAGAGTTTACTGACGCTGACGGCCAAGCCGTTAAAACGATCGCATCACCCATCACGATGTCGAAAGTCATTAAGGAGATTCGCTATGTTCCGCCACACCTCGGTGAGCATAGCCGCGAAATACTGATCGAACTTGGCTATGACGACGCACGCATTGATGAGCTCGTGACGATTGGTGCTGTGTGCTGA
- a CDS encoding FAD-dependent oxidoreductase has product MKQLPDGTFMLSGGLGVDKDSSGAHGSLKAMTYNIQDAAATFPFLSDAAFDRVNHERRDTVCIDGIPIIDQPAGINNTYFGVGWSGHGFAISLGFTELIASWLKTGDRPNSLSPFSFERFSSQ; this is encoded by the coding sequence ATGAAACAGTTGCCCGACGGTACATTCATGTTGTCGGGCGGGCTAGGTGTCGATAAAGACTCATCGGGCGCACACGGCAGCTTAAAGGCGATGACATATAACATTCAAGATGCCGCTGCAACTTTCCCATTCCTATCTGATGCGGCTTTTGACAGGGTCAACCACGAGCGTAGAGACACTGTCTGCATCGATGGGATCCCGATCATCGATCAACCAGCAGGAATCAACAACACGTACTTCGGCGTCGGTTGGAGCGGGCACGGATTCGCTATTTCGCTCGGGTTCACGGAACTAATCGCCTCATGGCTCAAGACGGGTGATAGGCCGAACTCGCTTTCCCCGTTTTCCTTTGAGAGATTTTCCTCCCAATAA
- a CDS encoding CHY zinc finger protein: MVEDGSIAVAGKTIDAQTRCVHYHSTRDVVAIKFACCRTFYACIHCHTESADHAVDVWAARDRDERAVVCGVCRHLMTINAYLGAATCPRCNAEFNPGCVAHHHLYFGGTSSK; the protein is encoded by the coding sequence GTGGTAGAAGATGGCTCCATCGCCGTCGCAGGCAAAACAATCGACGCACAGACGCGTTGCGTCCACTATCACTCAACGCGAGACGTCGTAGCTATCAAGTTCGCGTGCTGTCGCACCTTTTATGCGTGCATTCACTGCCATACGGAGTCCGCCGACCACGCCGTCGACGTCTGGGCGGCCCGCGACCGTGACGAACGTGCCGTGGTGTGCGGCGTATGCCGGCACTTAATGACGATCAACGCCTACCTGGGCGCCGCGACATGCCCGCGCTGCAACGCCGAATTCAACCCGGGATGCGTTGCACACCACCACCTGTATTTCGGCGGTACTTCGAGCAAGTAG
- a CDS encoding ImmA/IrrE family metallo-endopeptidase has translation MPKKRPWRKYPAVDHVVVEWAGPPAVETFDIGDNPQLGQAPELIDKRILFSRHRCTLAHELEHLDRGEVACQDAAVEKYVRLAVARKLIKWDDLVDAVSAGVSETELADDLAVTDEVLADRIRFLHRSEKMLLVMAGRRTSGSNAAQRPGSR, from the coding sequence ATGCCGAAAAAACGTCCGTGGCGTAAGTACCCCGCCGTCGACCATGTGGTCGTCGAGTGGGCGGGGCCGCCCGCCGTGGAAACTTTCGACATCGGCGACAACCCGCAGCTCGGGCAGGCACCGGAACTGATCGACAAGCGCATACTGTTTTCTCGGCATCGATGCACCCTTGCTCACGAGCTCGAACACCTTGACCGTGGAGAGGTCGCCTGTCAGGACGCCGCGGTGGAGAAGTACGTACGGCTGGCGGTCGCACGCAAGCTCATCAAGTGGGACGACCTCGTCGACGCGGTCAGTGCCGGAGTATCGGAAACCGAGTTGGCGGACGACCTCGCCGTGACGGACGAAGTGCTGGCCGACCGAATCCGCTTTCTGCACCGATCCGAAAAGATGCTGCTGGTGATGGCCGGACGGCGTACGTCCGGCTCGAACGCCGCACAGCGGCCCGGTAGCCGATAA
- a CDS encoding DUF3145 domain-containing protein, which produces MSSLTTRGVLFVHSAPRALCAHIEWAAGGAIDARASFEWTAQPAAPGHMRAEMSWQAPQGSGAKIASALRGWEHLRFEVTEEPSHGVDGGRWSHTPDLGIFHAVTDVHGNIMVPEDRIRAAMDVAAGDPVRLTREMDLALGRAWDQELEPFRYAGDGAPVRWLHKVG; this is translated from the coding sequence ATGTCTTCTTTGACGACAAGAGGCGTGCTTTTCGTGCACTCCGCACCGCGGGCTCTTTGTGCTCATATCGAATGGGCGGCGGGCGGAGCTATTGACGCGCGCGCATCTTTCGAGTGGACGGCTCAACCGGCCGCCCCCGGGCACATGCGCGCCGAAATGTCCTGGCAAGCGCCCCAGGGGTCCGGCGCCAAAATCGCATCGGCACTGCGCGGCTGGGAACATCTGCGATTTGAAGTCACCGAGGAGCCGAGCCACGGGGTTGATGGAGGCCGTTGGTCGCATACGCCCGATCTGGGCATCTTCCACGCCGTCACCGACGTGCACGGCAACATCATGGTGCCCGAAGACCGGATTCGTGCCGCGATGGACGTCGCTGCCGGTGATCCTGTTCGGTTGACGCGGGAAATGGACCTAGCGTTGGGCCGGGCATGGGATCAAGAGCTTGAGCCGTTCCGTTACGCAGGCGACGGCGCACCGGTGCGTTGGTTGCACAAAGTCGGCTAA
- a CDS encoding beta-ketoacyl-[acyl-carrier-protein] synthase family protein, producing the protein MTRKVVITGIGAVTPIGSDVSSTWDAALAGTSGTHKLDNDWGEKYSLPVDMAARVDRQVVADKLSRVEAKRLDPSSQFALIAAREAWQDAATPDVEPERLAVAWATGVGGVWTLLDAWDTLQAKGPRRVMPLTVPMLMPNGPAAAVGMDLHARASVQTMVSACASSTEGLGHALDVLRSGRADVVVAGGSEAAIHPITLAAFSSMQALSKRVDDPEHASRPYDVDRDGFVMGDGAGALVLEWEEHAKARGAKIYAELAGAAVSNDAYHITASDPDGTGSVRATVDALRDATASPSDVRHVNAHATSTPVGDLPESLALNKVLGEHIDDVAVSATKSMTGHLLGGAGAVEAIFTTLAVKSRTAPPTINVENLDPKVNLDVVLGKPRTLPDGDLLALSNSFGFGGHNAVVVIRNV; encoded by the coding sequence CTGTGACGCCTATCGGTTCCGACGTATCGAGCACCTGGGATGCGGCGCTGGCCGGCACATCCGGTACTCACAAGTTGGACAACGACTGGGGTGAGAAGTATTCGCTCCCGGTCGACATGGCCGCGCGCGTCGACCGTCAGGTCGTCGCGGACAAGCTGTCGCGTGTCGAAGCCAAGCGCCTCGATCCGTCGAGCCAGTTCGCTTTGATCGCCGCCAGGGAGGCCTGGCAAGATGCTGCAACTCCGGACGTCGAACCCGAACGGCTCGCTGTCGCGTGGGCCACCGGGGTCGGCGGCGTCTGGACGCTGCTCGACGCCTGGGACACTCTGCAGGCCAAGGGACCGCGCCGGGTCATGCCGCTGACCGTTCCGATGCTGATGCCCAACGGGCCGGCTGCAGCCGTCGGGATGGACCTTCATGCCCGCGCGTCGGTGCAGACGATGGTGTCGGCGTGCGCGTCGTCCACCGAAGGCCTCGGGCATGCGCTCGACGTCCTGCGGTCGGGGCGCGCCGACGTCGTCGTGGCCGGCGGTTCCGAAGCGGCGATCCACCCGATCACGCTTGCGGCGTTCTCGTCGATGCAGGCGTTGTCCAAGCGGGTCGACGATCCCGAACACGCGTCGCGGCCGTATGACGTCGACCGAGACGGATTCGTCATGGGCGACGGCGCCGGAGCGCTCGTGTTGGAGTGGGAAGAACACGCCAAGGCACGCGGTGCGAAGATTTATGCCGAGCTGGCCGGGGCTGCCGTGTCCAATGACGCCTACCACATCACGGCGTCGGATCCGGACGGCACCGGTTCGGTACGGGCCACGGTCGACGCTTTGAGGGACGCTACGGCCTCCCCCAGCGACGTCAGGCACGTCAACGCGCACGCGACATCCACCCCGGTGGGCGATTTGCCCGAATCGTTGGCCTTGAACAAGGTGTTGGGCGAACACATCGACGATGTCGCGGTATCGGCTACGAAGTCGATGACCGGGCACCTGCTGGGTGGCGCCGGAGCGGTGGAGGCCATCTTCACGACCTTGGCCGTAAAAAGCCGGACCGCTCCCCCGACCATCAACGTCGAGAATCTCGACCCGAAGGTGAATCTGGACGTCGTGCTGGGCAAGCCGCGCACGCTTCCGGACGGCGATTTGCTGGCGTTGAGCAACTCGTTTGGCTTCGGTGGTCACAACGCGGTAGTCGTCATCCGCAACGTATAA